The stretch of DNA GCTAAACCCAATAACACTTGATCAGTTCCGTACACGCCCCTATTCTAACCGCATTGGTGCAACAGATTTCGCTTTCGGTCTCCTCAATGGAGAGCTTGAAGGGTATGAAACACTCCATCACCGGGGGGCGACGCTTACCTCATTTTCATCCATGATACTTGTTCCCGATAAGCAGCTTGGTGTTTTCATAACGACTAATGGCGCTAGGAACCCATTGGCGCCACATGACTTAGCGGAACGAATTCTGACCGAGAACTTTTTAACTTCAGGTGACAATGAGCGTCCTTCAGTCCCCCTTCAAGACGTTTCACCTTACACTGGCAACTATCTTACCAATCGTAGGTCTTTCACGAAGTTAGAAAAAATTTTCTACCCATTTGCAGGGCTAGTAAAAATTAAAGCAGGGGAGAATAATAAGCTGCTAATTAGTGGCCCAAAAGTGGATCAAGGCACCTATCGCTTTCTTGGAGATCGAAAATTTGAAAACACCCAAAGCGGGAAAGTGATAATGTTCGAGAGTGACACTGGTGGATCGATGCATCGTTTCTATTCAACTGAAGGACATATAGCTTATGAACGGCAATCTCTTAGCAGCTCACTTACCTTGTTGTTTTCAATTTTTGCCTTAGCCCTGGTGGCTGCATTAACACAGCTGGTAGCAAGCCTCATAAAGTTTAAGTCTAAGGTGACATCGTCGACAGTCTGGACTGCACTAGGAATACTCAGTCCTCTTAGTGTTATTTTAGTTGTAGTTCTATTTGCTCTATCGCTCCATCAATTGGCTCAATTTGGCACTGAAATTGTCTACATTTGGCCAACGTCATTTTTGAAAATTCTTGTTATAGCCATTCTAATTTCAATACCACTTTGGGCGGCCCAGACAGGGCGCATACTGTTTTATTTGGTTAAGCGTGATTTAGCAGGCAAAGAGAACGTCATCCAAGTTTCTTTCGCATTTTGTTTAGTGCTGCTGATTCTGATTTTACATGAATGGAACATGATAGGTTTCAAATGGTAAAGATGTAAATCAGATTATAATTTCGGTCTAAACTTCTGTTTGATATATCCTTAGCAATCCACGAATACCAAACATTAGCTTCTGCACACAATCTAATGAACATAAAATGCCACCCATCAAGAAGATAGCTTATCATTTTAAATGCTCTGTGAAGCTGAGTCGCGCTTAAGGTTAAGCTGCTCGGCTAATGTCCGCTATTGGGATCATCCTGACTTCAGTAGAGGGGCTTAGCGATATCAGGGGTATGAAGAATGAAAGTTCATATAGATGTTGCTTTGGATAACGTCACATTGCCGACCGCAGATGTTTCTCAACTTTTTCCATGAGGCCAAGCATTTGATCTTGTTCCGGTTCTGTCAGCGAATTTAGCATTTCTTGCATGTTAGCTCTATCCTGGGCAAGAATTCTACCGCGCATGCGGGTGCCTTCCTCCGTCAATTTGTAAATTCTGGCACGCTTGTCCGTTGGATGACCATGTTTGCTAATGAGCCTCAATTTGCAAAGCCTATCCAAAACAGATTGAACCGTGGTTGGCGGCAAAAACAAAGCCTGGCAAATATCGGTTGGCCGGCAATCGGGGTGGTTTTCAATAAATTTGAGGCTTTGATAATCGAGCGGATTGTAGCGCATGGGTCGAGGTTGCCCGTCTGCACCAGCCAAAAGATACCGGGTAAGTAAGGCGTCAACAGCCCCTAACAATCTATCTGTATTTTTTTTCATAATCTAATCTATTGCGTAATTCGTAATATGTGTTACGTACTTCGTAACAAATTGGAGATTATTATGCGAACCCTTTTACTGATTGCCACAGCTTCTATTATAACCGCCTGCTCAAGTACGCCAGCCCCACCCGCTGTT from Fretibacter rubidus encodes:
- a CDS encoding serine hydrolase domain-containing protein, with product MKRKLAENIVVRHLICLFIFLSALMGHTTYAQGQTETCIGFDSIKAASIEEYIERIATPLIQSQSIVGMGVSVVHCGKIIHLSGHGYADLDNQISVDPSLHLFRVGSVTKAFTFTALMQLVEAGQVKIDANINDYLGDFQIPDGRFGPIKVKDLFTHRTGFEDGAAGYLFERDPKDQISLEAFLKRHQPSRVRQAGSVTSYSNYSVGLAGRIIEIVSGKSYDDYITNHIFAPLEMKSSTALEPNSLIGGGMSPELAARLASVYSVDKQGPELQSFEYIGHVSPAGAISSTPNDMARFMLAIVSSEHPGKFQMLNPITLDQFRTRPYSNRIGATDFAFGLLNGELEGYETLHHRGATLTSFSSMILVPDKQLGVFITTNGARNPLAPHDLAERILTENFLTSGDNERPSVPLQDVSPYTGNYLTNRRSFTKLEKIFYPFAGLVKIKAGENNKLLISGPKVDQGTYRFLGDRKFENTQSGKVIMFESDTGGSMHRFYSTEGHIAYERQSLSSSLTLLFSIFALALVAALTQLVASLIKFKSKVTSSTVWTALGILSPLSVILVVVLFALSLHQLAQFGTEIVYIWPTSFLKILVIAILISIPLWAAQTGRILFYLVKRDLAGKENVIQVSFAFCLVLLILILHEWNMIGFKW
- a CDS encoding MarR family winged helix-turn-helix transcriptional regulator gives rise to the protein MKKNTDRLLGAVDALLTRYLLAGADGQPRPMRYNPLDYQSLKFIENHPDCRPTDICQALFLPPTTVQSVLDRLCKLRLISKHGHPTDKRARIYKLTEEGTRMRGRILAQDRANMQEMLNSLTEPEQDQMLGLMEKVEKHLRSAM